In Calothrix sp. PCC 7507, one DNA window encodes the following:
- the sufR gene encoding iron-sulfur cluster biosynthesis transcriptional regulator SufR has translation MATTHQSSTKQDILEYLLKHSQATAVELAEVLDVSQQAIRRHLKDLEAQKLILYSTSVQAGMGRPHHVYQLSTLGRDRLHRSDRFGDGHSDFAVSLLDTLAETVDHDQFKSILQKQWQRKAQEYRDQVGKGSLQQRVAKLVELRQAEGFMAEYHPVDANNSTVGDRFIFIEHNCAISNVAESFPSVCGHELEMFAAVLPDCTVERTHWLINGEHRCGYLVQARE, from the coding sequence ATGGCGACTACCCACCAGTCCTCAACGAAGCAAGATATTCTGGAATATCTCTTGAAGCACTCACAAGCAACGGCTGTTGAGCTAGCTGAAGTTTTAGATGTGAGCCAGCAAGCGATTCGTCGTCATCTTAAGGACTTGGAGGCTCAGAAGCTGATTTTGTATTCAACATCGGTGCAGGCTGGGATGGGGCGGCCACACCATGTCTATCAATTGAGTACTCTAGGACGAGATCGCCTACATCGGAGCGATCGCTTTGGTGATGGACACAGTGATTTTGCAGTTTCGCTCTTAGACACTTTAGCAGAAACCGTAGACCATGATCAATTCAAATCAATTTTACAAAAACAATGGCAGCGCAAAGCTCAAGAATACCGTGATCAGGTCGGTAAAGGTTCACTGCAACAGCGGGTAGCAAAATTAGTAGAACTCAGACAAGCAGAAGGTTTCATGGCAGAGTATCACCCTGTGGATGCCAATAACTCTACTGTGGGCGATCGCTTTATATTTATAGAGCATAACTGCGCTATTTCCAACGTCGCCGAGTCTTTTCCCAGTGTCTGCGGTCATGAGTTGGAAATGTTTGCTGCCGTCTTACCAGACTGTACAGTAGAGCGTACCCATTGGCTGATCAATGGCGAACATCGTTGCGGCTATTTAGTGCAAGCTAGGGAGTAG
- a CDS encoding transposase, which produces MYLNAIDRHLKGERTISIDEMTGIQATERIEKDLPMRPGKVERREFEYIRHGTQTLIASFDVATGQIIRPTCGDSRTEVDFIFHIHQTIATDPNAKKWHLIMDCLNTHQSESLVRFVAQIEGLNINLGIKGKSGILKSMKSRAAFLSDPTHQIVFHYTPLHSSWLNQIEIWFSILVRKLLRRASFQSQDDLKTRILAFIDYFNQTMAKPFKWTYKGKVLAV; this is translated from the coding sequence TTGTATTTAAATGCGATTGACCGTCATCTAAAGGGGGAACGCACAATATCTATTGATGAGATGACAGGTATTCAAGCTACTGAGCGCATAGAAAAAGACTTACCAATGCGACCGGGCAAAGTTGAAAGAAGGGAATTTGAATATATTCGTCACGGTACGCAAACCTTGATAGCCAGTTTCGATGTTGCCACTGGTCAAATTATCAGACCAACTTGTGGAGATTCCAGAACAGAAGTTGATTTTATCTTTCATATTCATCAAACTATTGCCACTGACCCCAATGCGAAAAAATGGCATTTAATTATGGATTGCCTGAACACTCATCAATCGGAGTCCTTAGTTCGTTTTGTTGCACAAATTGAAGGTTTAAACATCAACCTTGGCATTAAGGGTAAAAGTGGCATCCTCAAATCAATGAAATCTCGTGCAGCTTTTTTAAGTGACCCCACACATCAAATCGTTTTCCATTACACACCACTACATTCTTCTTGGCTCAACCAAATTGAAATTTGGTTTAGTATTTTGGTACGGAAGTTACTAAGAAGAGCCAGTTTCCAGAGTCAGGATGATCTCAAAACTAGAATTCTTGCTTTTATTGACTACTTTAATCAAACAATGGCT
- a CDS encoding helix-turn-helix domain-containing protein: MARLAPKELSLSDSEQNELQELIKGHKTAQQIVIRAKIILLASSGKNNGEIARILEISLDMTRLWRKRWLETEGAKLSAFQRLQDQERTGAPVKFSMEQVIELFALACSPPEDYGRTISHWTSRELTDEITKQGIIESISVRHVGRLLEEAQLKPHQSRYWLTPPPG; the protein is encoded by the coding sequence ATGGCAAGATTAGCTCCAAAAGAATTAAGTTTGAGTGATAGTGAGCAGAATGAACTACAAGAGTTGATAAAGGGACATAAGACAGCACAGCAAATCGTCATCCGAGCCAAAATTATTCTTCTGGCATCATCAGGGAAAAATAACGGCGAAATTGCTCGAATATTAGAGATTAGTCTAGATATGACTCGTTTATGGCGAAAGCGATGGTTGGAGACAGAGGGAGCAAAATTATCAGCTTTTCAAAGATTACAAGATCAAGAGCGTACTGGCGCACCAGTAAAATTTAGCATGGAACAAGTAATAGAGTTGTTTGCGCTTGCCTGTTCGCCGCCAGAAGATTACGGTCGGACAATAAGTCACTGGACATCTAGAGAACTGACAGATGAAATTACAAAACAAGGGATTATCGAAAGTATATCTGTTCGCCATGTGGGAAGACTATTAGAAGAAGCTCAATTGAAGCCACACCAAAGTCGGTACTGGCTGACTCCCCCCCCTGGATGA